In a genomic window of bacterium:
- the scpB gene encoding SMC-Scp complex subunit ScpB: protein MSEENREELPAVPEGGTTETAETPEPVETVETVAAAKDIGLLVRVLEALVFVHRGTLTPKTVREALGEEYAAEEIVAGFAALKEEYARRDGAIVLLEVAGGYQLGTREDLAPWIQKLDFYEHHRHLSRPTLETLAIIAYKQPVTRAEIEAIRGVNVERIARNLIERKLVRILGHKEVPGRPAVLGTTREFLELFGINSLADLPPLKDFVEPASDAGIDEELPPQPVPEGEEDEAATPRPQGDGEAAAAEPAGEETGDGREGAAGDGATVDTAGGPEPEAGPDRPA from the coding sequence GTGAGTGAGGAGAACCGGGAGGAGCTGCCGGCGGTGCCGGAGGGCGGGACGACTGAAACGGCTGAGACGCCTGAACCGGTCGAGACGGTCGAGACGGTCGCCGCCGCGAAGGACATCGGCCTGCTGGTGCGGGTGCTCGAGGCGCTGGTGTTCGTGCACCGCGGGACCCTGACGCCGAAGACGGTGCGCGAGGCGCTCGGCGAGGAGTACGCCGCGGAGGAGATCGTCGCCGGTTTCGCCGCGCTGAAGGAGGAGTACGCGCGCCGCGACGGGGCGATCGTCCTGCTCGAGGTCGCCGGCGGCTATCAGCTCGGCACGCGGGAGGACCTCGCGCCCTGGATCCAGAAGCTCGACTTCTACGAGCACCACCGGCACCTCTCGCGGCCGACGCTGGAAACGCTGGCGATCATCGCCTACAAGCAGCCGGTGACGCGTGCCGAGATCGAGGCGATCCGCGGGGTGAACGTGGAGCGGATCGCGCGCAACCTCATCGAGCGCAAGCTCGTGCGGATCCTCGGCCACAAGGAGGTGCCCGGCCGCCCGGCGGTCCTCGGGACGACCCGGGAGTTCCTCGAACTCTTCGGCATCAACAGCCTGGCGGACCTGCCGCCGCTCAAGGACTTCGTCGAGCCGGCGTCGGACGCGGGAATCGACGAGGAGCTGCCGCCGCAGCCGGTTCCGGAGGGCGAAGAGGACGAGGCCGCGACGCCGCGGCCGCAGGGAGATGGCGAGGCCGCGGCCGCAGAGCCCGCCGGGGAGGAGACTGGGGATGGACGCGAAGGCGCAGCGGGGGACGGGGCGACGGTCGACACGGCCGGCGGACCGGAGCCTGAAGCCGGACCGGACCGCCCGGCCTAG
- a CDS encoding segregation/condensation protein A — MGAPTDAFEDSPLRQLPVRLALFEGPLDLLLHLCRENKVDITDIPIAAITEQYLAYLDVMRTMNLEVAGEFLVVAATLLHIKSRLLLPLEETSEGEEGEDPRHDLVRQLLEYQKFKEAGLALRELEERRSAIFARESLGPEGPPRTDYPLEVSMFDLLAALRRVIEQMPKTQLVQLEPDRLSVAQRIAEVLEALAGGGEMRFEELFRGAREVGDVVVTFLAVLELVRLRLVRIWQAEAYGEIRVAAVSAAAGSQDAPAAGDGAGAGAAEAGAEETEDAGEPAEEPGHTEEHEGE, encoded by the coding sequence CGCCTTCGAGGACAGCCCGCTGCGGCAGCTGCCGGTGCGCCTCGCGCTCTTCGAGGGGCCGCTGGACCTGCTGCTGCACCTGTGCCGCGAGAACAAGGTCGACATCACCGACATCCCCATCGCCGCGATCACCGAGCAGTACCTGGCCTACCTCGACGTGATGCGCACGATGAACCTCGAGGTCGCCGGCGAGTTCCTCGTCGTGGCGGCGACGCTGCTGCACATCAAGTCGCGGCTGCTCCTGCCCCTCGAGGAGACCTCCGAGGGCGAGGAGGGCGAGGACCCGCGGCACGACCTCGTGCGCCAGCTGCTCGAGTACCAGAAGTTCAAGGAGGCGGGGCTCGCGCTGCGCGAGCTCGAGGAGCGGCGCAGCGCCATCTTCGCGCGGGAGAGCCTCGGGCCGGAGGGCCCGCCGCGGACCGACTACCCTCTCGAGGTCTCGATGTTCGACCTGCTTGCCGCGCTGCGCCGCGTCATCGAGCAGATGCCGAAGACCCAGCTGGTGCAGCTCGAGCCCGACCGCCTCAGCGTCGCCCAGCGCATCGCCGAGGTGCTCGAGGCGCTGGCCGGCGGCGGAGAGATGCGGTTCGAGGAGCTCTTCCGCGGCGCGCGCGAGGTCGGCGACGTGGTCGTCACCTTCCTCGCCGTGCTCGAGCTGGTGCGGCTGCGCCTGGTGCGGATCTGGCAGGCCGAAGCCTACGGCGAGATCCGCGTCGCCGCGGTGTCGGCAGCGGCCGGGAGCCAGGACGCGCCGGCGGCCGGGGATGGCGCGGGCGCCGGGGCGGCGGAGGCGGGCGCGGAGGAGACGGAGGACGCGGGCGAACCCGCGGAGGAGCCGGGGCACACGGAGGAGCACGAGGGTGAGTGA